The following DNA comes from Anastrepha obliqua isolate idAnaObli1 chromosome 1, idAnaObli1_1.0, whole genome shotgun sequence.
GATGTACTTGAAACTGCAAAACTTACTCGTCGAgctgaaagaaatgaaaaaacgaaACATAAAATGACATCCTCTAGTACTTACACTTCTTCTGTTGACAATGCCAAAAGTTTTTCAGATGATTTGGATGACAACATTGAAGAGTTCGTTGAGAATCGTTCGCCTGAAGTACAAGAACATGTCAAACATTCGCTCTCAGCCCATCAACATCATACCTTCAAAAGCCTTCTACCTCACAAATGCGCATTAATCTTCCTGAAACTGCAGTAATTAGTGATCGATTTGGTGTTTCGGAAAGAGCAACCGCTGCAATTGCGACGTCAGTTCTGAAAGACCTACAAATCGTTACTGATACAGACTTGACTTTTgttatagataaaaataaaatcagaaggGAGAAATCTAAAATCAGAAAAGCCTTGCAACAGGAACCTAAAACTATGTCCGAAGCCCTTACACCCCTTTATTTTGATGGGAGAAAAGATGAGACCTTATACCAGGAGGAAGTAGGCTCCAAGCGTTATCGCAAAACACGCAAGGAAGAACATGTCTCTATTATAATGGAACCTGGTTCTCAATATATAACTCATGTAACGCCTATTTCTGGTACAAGCAAAGGTATCACTGAAAGTATGATATCTCActtaaatgaaatggaatttgATTTTAGTGAACTTCTTCTAGTTGGTTGTGATGGCACAGCAACTAATACAGGCTGGAGAGGTGGTATTATTAGGCGTATTGAATTATACTTGAACAGACCAATTCAGTGGAATATATGCTTGCTTCATGCAAATGAATTACCTTTGCGACACGTATTTCAACATTTTGATGGAAAAACAAGTGGACCGAATTCATTTTCAGGTACAATCGGAAAACAACTTCAGGGCGTTGAACACTTGCCTGttgttaatttcaataaaattgagtGTGATTTAGTACAAGTCACATGCAGAGACAATTTGAGTAAAgatcaaaaatatctttacgACATTGGGCAAGCTATTCATTTAGGTAATTGTTCATCTGATCTGTCTCTACGAGATCCAGGAAAACTCTCCCACGCGCGATGGCTCACTCTAGGAAACAGAACGTTGAGATTATACATATCAAGTGAAGACCCTTCTGAAAACTTAGTTCACATAGTTACATTTATAATGAAAGTGTATTTACCTATgtggtttcaaataaaactgaacGATTCAATTGCAGATGGTGCGAGACATGTCTTCACTATGATTAAAAATTCTCGGTACTTACCAGAACATTTTCTGAGAGTAGTTGAACCTGTGATACAACACAATGCTTATTTCGCGCATCctgaaaatttgcttttatctATGGTCACAGATGAAAATCGGAATGTACGTAAGATTGGGGTACAAAGGATTTTAAAAGCCAGAGAGACAACTTCTACTGCGAAGAATTCGGTGCGCTCATTCATTTTGCCAAAACTGAACTTTAATGCCACTAATTACTATGAAATGATCGACTGGTCTTCTACAATACTATCACCTCCTCCAGTACTAAGAAATGTCTTAAATGCAGATCTGTTATCTTCCATTGATAACCAACCATCTATCTCTCAATGGAACTTGTCAAGCTTTCCATGCCACACTCAAGCGGTAGAGCGAACTGTTAAGCTTGTCACTGAAGCGTCGAACAAGGTATGTGGTTATCAAAATAGGGATGGTCACATACGGTCAACTTTATTTTCTCATTCTAGTTTGCCTAAATTTGATCACAAATCCCAGTTTGTAATTAACGCATAAAGAGAGTTCACTGTACAAATCTTCACgatcgtaaatttttttaatgacagtagcaaacaaaaaatttaaaaaacaaaaaaaaaatatttaaaaaaacaaaaaaaaacataaaatattaaaaaaaacaaaaaaaattataaaatataaaaaaaacaaaaaaaaaagtgggatCCGATTTTTCACCACGTCCTCGTCGTTGATCCTGGGGAAAGCTAAGCGTGAAAAGCCTTATAGAATGCATgaataaactgtttaaatacaaactaatccttataaataattaaatttaaacataataataagtaaaactttggaaaacgacatttaaaacataattctaaaaaaattaggaaatatgcatttttcgacaaaattttcaaaactttaaatgagttGCGCGAACAGAAGATATTGaccgatttcaatttttttttttaccaaaatacttgtgttactccatagcaacttttccgcactattagaatttgatttgaaaaatttgttggaattcGAACCACCCTAATACACATATCCACACAGACGGTATACaaactattttcatttcattacttCTAAAAGTTAAATGTTGTTAAAAAGCCCGTTTGTATTTAAGAAGTTTGTCGGCGATTTTACTCAAGAAAATCTTTGCTCTCGCTACTCTCACTCATACACAGTACGATCTGTAGTGCATGCAATTTGTACGGGTCACAACAGTTTCCGGtttcaagaaaatgttaaaCGATAAAATTATAGGTATGCATAGGTGGGTGCATGAGCATACATGCCTACATCATtgcatacatatcgcaccctaaatacaaaaggggcacaactcaaaatgttccaCACTCgaacttgacttgtttacaatagcacagaaaacaaactatctACTACTCTAACTattgtaagcttataacaggcctaacaaaaaacaaaaaatttatttttgccatatgtcatccgcggaccgttttattgataacgtctcgttcatatttgagcagaagtagattttgagttgtgacccttttgtatttagggtgcgatatatgcAGATAAacacaataataaataacaagaattatgtacatacaagttATAAGTGGTTCACTTTCCCTCTGGAGCAGTGATGATGCCTTGGTCCAGCGGCGGGTGTTGCTGACACGTCTCAGCTACTTCTTGATTCTAATTAGCTTTTTGATGTTTAGGTTGGGAGACTTGACTTCGTCCCCTTTGTTGGACTATTGGCCTTGTGGCTCAACAGTGTAAATCAATACATCAAATATTAACGGCGGCGTGCCGGAGTAAAGTCAATCgttctttattaaacaattgtctggacaaaactgattataagaatggaatgaataaaagactaaagctaagtacataaatggaaatatgaatctaaacctaaatacataataagTACATAAAGATCATGCCATGGGTTTGTGGTCTGTAAAACCGACTCAGCATATTTCCGATCAGAATTCCAACGCTTGCGACACAACAGAAACGGCTGGCCGTTGCTCCGACtcacattattttgtttatgttgcatatgtggTCGGGTTCAGCGACATTGTTTGCGCGCGGGTTGCTCGGTGAATTCATTGCGAGGGACGTTCGATGATTTGGCTGTTAACTTACATACAAAGGTATCTTTATAATGAAGATTTGAAAGGGAGTAACAGGAACAatacagtatctgaagcagcacCAGATAATTCAATCGGCTTTGGACGCTACCATATCAGCAACATAACCGTCAAGGTCAACGTCTCAGAGCCATACAAATTCAAAATGCCCCATATTGTAAAAATGACTGAATGGAAATTCGAATGGATATGACCGGAAAGTTGTAACGGGGCTGCCGCAAGCAATGTCGCATGGCTTTCTTCAAtataacatacaaaaaaagatAATATGCTGAGAACAATGATTTAAGAGAGGAAACATGTTACTTCCTAAACAGTGAGTATTATTCGCTTGCACCATTTTCAGTAAGAGACTGTAGCAACACATTGCGCCTAAAGCTGCAATTAACGGTGCCGTAGCCATAATACTTTAGCCGTACCCATAACCATATCCGCAACCATAAACAGTTCATATTGAAGTATAATTAatgacaacatttgcattttgtcataaaaacacgGATAATTTTCTACTAAATCAATTAAGTTTTCGGCGTTCATTTCttatattcaaattttatagcaaatatc
Coding sequences within:
- the LOC129235558 gene encoding uncharacterized protein LOC129235558; amino-acid sequence: MVTDENRNVRKIGVQRILKARETTSTAKNSVRSFILPKLNFNATNYYEMIDWSSTILSPPPVLRNVLNADLLSSIDNQPSISQWNLSSFPCHTQAVERTVKLVTEASNKFA